A genomic segment from Nicotiana tabacum cultivar K326 chromosome 7, ASM71507v2, whole genome shotgun sequence encodes:
- the LOC107797821 gene encoding uncharacterized protein LOC107797821: MRKDKAAVARSSKIKFADSDEHESSSEYEEEKELEEELADVTFEELQRARSDGSDTVYRKFNLEGKTGRANKNRPVEMSSKKPVSRFREIIQVPKKVTRDPRFESLCGQLNEEGFKKRYNFLYEDDLPAEKEDLKKQMKKSNDPEEVIELKNRIAWIDKQLKSAGVKHTEREILSEHKKKEREAAKQGKQPYYLKKSEIRKRKLVEKYKELKASGKLEAYIEKKRRKNASKDHRYLPYRRPGEPEN, from the coding sequence ATGAGAAAAGACAAGGCAGCTGTTGCAAGGTCAAGTAAAATCAAATTTGCTGACTCTGATGAACATGAATCCTCGTCCGAATATGAGGAGGAAAAGGAGTTAGAGGAGGAGCTTGCTGATGTGACTTTTGAGGAATTGCAGAGAGCACGATCCGATGGGTCAGATACAGTGTATAGGAAGTTCAATTTGGAAGGAAAAACTGGCCGAGCAAACAAGAATAGGCCAGTAGAGATGAGTAGCAAGAAGCCAGTGAGCAGATTTAGGGAAATCATCCAAGTTCCTAAAAAAGTTACTCGTGATCCTCGCTTTGAGTCTTTATGCGGTCAGCTCAATGAAGAAGGGTTCAAGAAGAGATATAATTTTCTTTATGAGGATGATCTTCCAGCAGAAAAAGAGGATCTGAAGAAACagatgaagaaatcaaatgatccAGAAGAGGTTATTGAACTGAAAAATCGCATTGCTTGGATTGACAAACAATTGAAATCAGCAGGAGTGAAGCACACTGAGAGAGAGATTCTTTCTGAGCacaagaagaaagagagagaagctGCTAAGCAAGGGAAACAACCTTATTACCTCAAAAAATCTGAAATTCGGAAGCGCAAACTTGTTGAGAAATATAAAGAACTCAAGGCATCTGGCAAACTGGAAGCATACATTGAGAAGAAAAGGCGCAAGAATGCTTCAAAAGACCACAGATACTTGCCATATCGTCGTCCTGGCGAGCCAGAGAACTAG